One stretch of Pandoraea oxalativorans DNA includes these proteins:
- a CDS encoding MlaE family ABC transporter permease, translating to MNLDAVPTLELTTSAQGPVVMLRGLWTALALSQRKKTLIGLVRALPHGELAWDLTCVERLDHVGAQALWRYWQRKYPQRIALTATQRALFDHLAEFDRTRQTPVPKRRVDPVSQLGYSLFTLGEHLRDGITMFGRFVIDLGRVVRHPARAPWLEMSANIYSAGAKALGITAMVAFLIGIVLSYLSAQQLKLYGASTFIVNILGLSVIRELGPVLSAILVAGRSGSAITAQLGVMRVTEELDAMRVMDIPHGLRLVLPKVIALAIAMPLLVMWTNIVALLGGAIAAKYELGIGLHYFFTTLPNAVRIANLWIGLGKGVVFGMLIALVACHFGMRVKPNTQSLGEGTTQSVVTSITVVILADAVFAILFRSVGIG from the coding sequence TTGAACCTCGATGCCGTACCCACTCTCGAGCTGACCACCTCGGCACAAGGCCCGGTGGTCATGCTGCGCGGTCTGTGGACGGCGTTGGCGCTCTCTCAGCGCAAGAAGACGCTAATAGGGCTGGTGCGTGCTTTGCCTCACGGTGAGCTGGCGTGGGACCTCACTTGTGTGGAGCGCCTCGATCACGTCGGGGCGCAGGCGCTGTGGCGCTACTGGCAACGCAAGTACCCTCAGCGTATCGCGCTGACCGCCACGCAGCGCGCGCTGTTCGATCACCTCGCCGAATTCGACCGCACGCGTCAAACTCCGGTACCGAAGCGCCGCGTCGATCCCGTCAGCCAACTGGGCTATTCGCTGTTCACCCTGGGTGAGCATCTGCGCGACGGCATTACGATGTTCGGCCGATTCGTGATCGACCTCGGCCGTGTCGTTCGCCATCCTGCGCGCGCGCCATGGCTGGAAATGTCGGCGAACATCTACAGTGCCGGGGCGAAGGCGCTCGGCATTACGGCGATGGTCGCGTTCCTGATCGGCATCGTTCTGTCCTACTTGTCTGCCCAGCAACTGAAGTTGTATGGGGCAAGTACGTTTATCGTGAACATCCTCGGCCTGTCGGTGATCCGGGAATTGGGGCCGGTGCTTTCGGCAATTCTCGTCGCGGGGCGTTCAGGATCGGCGATCACCGCGCAACTGGGTGTAATGCGCGTGACGGAAGAACTCGATGCCATGCGTGTAATGGACATCCCGCACGGCTTGCGACTCGTGCTGCCGAAGGTCATTGCGCTGGCCATCGCCATGCCGTTGCTCGTCATGTGGACGAACATCGTCGCGCTGCTCGGCGGCGCCATCGCGGCGAAGTACGAACTCGGTATCGGACTGCACTATTTCTTCACGACGCTGCCCAACGCCGTTCGTATCGCGAACTTGTGGATCGGTCTGGGCAAGGGGGTCGTCTTCGGCATGCTGATTGCGCTGGTGGCGTGTCACTTCGGCATGCGCGTCAAACCCAACACACAGAGCCTTGGCGAGGGCACGACACAATCGGTCGTCACGTCGATCACCGTGGTGATTCTGGCGGACGCCGTCTTCGCCATCCTCTTCCGCAGCGTGGGGATCGGCTGA
- a CDS encoding ABC transporter ATP-binding protein, whose protein sequence is MSDPIVRDPDNTAALLSPPVQSDVLYGASAGCPPVSSTLPGEAEPVIEVRDLTKRYGTHTIHEHLDLTVRQSEIIALVGGSGSGKTTLIRQIIGLEGPISGHISIFGHDITMIDRRTAHLLRRRSGMLFQRGALFSAMTVFDNIAQPLRELHTLSEDLIRDVVMYKLEMVGLSGRMANRMPSELSGGMIKRVGIARAIALEPELLFLDEPTAGLDPQASDEFVDMVRGLHRSLGLTVVMVTHDLDTVMMLATRVAVLADRKVLVNAPVEDVVRVDHPFIHSFFLGERGRRALLALPAARRAKISELLDDGK, encoded by the coding sequence ATGAGCGACCCTATCGTGCGCGATCCTGACAACACCGCTGCGCTCTTGTCGCCGCCGGTTCAGAGCGACGTGCTGTACGGGGCTTCGGCGGGGTGCCCGCCGGTGTCGTCGACGTTGCCGGGCGAAGCCGAGCCGGTCATCGAAGTTCGCGATCTCACGAAGCGCTACGGCACGCACACGATTCATGAACATCTGGATCTCACGGTGCGTCAAAGCGAGATCATTGCGCTGGTCGGCGGGTCGGGGTCGGGCAAGACCACCCTGATTCGGCAGATCATCGGTCTCGAGGGGCCGATCAGCGGCCATATCAGCATCTTCGGGCACGACATCACGATGATCGACCGCCGCACGGCGCATTTGCTGCGCCGTCGCTCGGGCATGTTGTTTCAGCGCGGCGCGCTGTTCTCTGCGATGACCGTGTTCGACAACATCGCGCAACCGCTGCGCGAGCTGCATACGCTTTCGGAAGATTTGATTCGCGATGTGGTGATGTACAAGCTGGAGATGGTCGGGTTGTCGGGACGCATGGCCAATCGCATGCCGTCGGAATTGTCGGGTGGCATGATCAAACGTGTCGGCATTGCGCGCGCCATCGCACTGGAGCCGGAACTGCTGTTCCTCGACGAACCGACGGCCGGGCTCGACCCGCAGGCGTCGGACGAGTTCGTGGACATGGTGCGTGGCCTGCATCGCTCGCTCGGCCTGACGGTCGTGATGGTCACTCACGATCTCGATACGGTCATGATGCTGGCGACCCGTGTGGCGGTGCTGGCCGATCGCAAGGTGCTCGTGAACGCGCCGGTCGAAGACGTGGTGCGTGTAGATCACCCGTTCATTCACAGCTTCTTCCTCGGTGAGCGCGGCAGACGCGCGTTGCTGGCTTTGCCTGCGGCACGGCGCGCCAAGATTTCGGAGTTACTCGACGATGGAAAATAA
- a CDS encoding biotin--[acetyl-CoA-carboxylase] ligase, whose translation MNNAAPSSSNAPLDATAAGSPESRSGAGATSAHGTATRRLDGERIRSRLAAVCRDWQIEVVDTTGSTNLDLLARLREDPSCAPVVRAAMHQSAGRGQRGRAWQSLPGDSLTFSLAYVMSGGPAQLAGLSLATGVAVVEGLSDLPVSAPQALGLKWPNDVLLRGGKLAGILIETVPAGPGRIGVVIGIGVNLRHAGDVATRIDSAAVHSATTAAHGTAPPAVPATPPAALESVLPDPDMSSVLVALIQRLASMLARFDAQRFDAFREDWEAMHAYGGSSIRVIEHGRDVLHGVALGVDSQGCLRVATTEGERTIASGEVSVRLLDTSTAAALPGTQGGR comes from the coding sequence ATGAATAACGCCGCACCTTCTTCGTCCAACGCTCCGCTCGACGCCACGGCCGCCGGTTCGCCGGAAAGCCGCTCTGGCGCGGGTGCAACGTCCGCTCACGGCACCGCCACGCGTCGGCTCGACGGTGAGCGCATTCGCTCGCGTCTGGCAGCGGTTTGCCGCGACTGGCAGATCGAAGTCGTCGACACCACGGGCTCCACCAATCTCGACTTGCTCGCGCGCCTTCGTGAAGACCCATCGTGTGCGCCGGTCGTGCGCGCCGCCATGCATCAGAGCGCCGGTCGCGGCCAACGCGGGCGCGCATGGCAGAGCTTGCCGGGCGACAGCCTGACGTTCTCTCTGGCTTACGTGATGTCCGGTGGTCCGGCACAACTGGCCGGATTGTCGCTGGCGACGGGCGTCGCCGTGGTGGAGGGATTGTCGGATCTGCCGGTATCCGCCCCACAGGCGCTCGGCCTCAAATGGCCCAACGACGTCCTGCTGCGCGGCGGCAAGCTCGCGGGCATTCTGATCGAGACGGTCCCGGCGGGGCCGGGACGTATCGGCGTCGTCATCGGCATTGGCGTCAATCTTCGTCATGCGGGCGATGTGGCGACGCGCATCGACAGCGCGGCGGTTCACAGCGCAACGACGGCTGCGCACGGCACCGCCCCGCCAGCGGTCCCTGCCACGCCGCCCGCTGCGCTCGAATCGGTCCTCCCGGATCCGGATATGTCGTCGGTCCTCGTCGCCCTGATTCAGCGACTTGCGTCCATGCTCGCGCGTTTCGACGCGCAACGCTTCGACGCGTTCCGCGAAGACTGGGAAGCGATGCATGCCTACGGCGGGTCGTCGATTCGTGTGATCGAACATGGACGCGACGTGTTGCACGGCGTTGCACTCGGCGTCGATTCGCAGGGCTGCCTGCGTGTCGCGACGACCGAAGGTGAGCGCACCATCGCCAGCGGCGAAGTCTCGGTGCGGTTGCTCGATACGTCTACCGCAGCGGCGCTTCCCGGAACGCAGGGAGGCCGCTGA
- a CDS encoding MlaD family protein, which translates to MENKSHAFMAGLFTLVLLAAVAASVYWFNRDNRVRVPYDLVSRTNVTGLNPESAVRYRGLSVGKVESIKFDRRTPGQILIRILVNEGTPMTKSTFATLSYQGVTGLAFVQLDDDGHDRTLLPSSETQVAQLRLRPSFVDELQRRGNNLVHQLEEATSSVNKLLDPENRQAIVDSINSVKTAAQSVNRVATQLEPVTKQLPETVRELNGTLAGAHRLTNQLTDPQGPLVRNLDSVGRAADQAASSLAAFQGTMQTFEGSLQQEALPRLNRLSDDLRFTSQAVGQAAETINRNPRALLFGTSPPPPGPGEAGFAWPGGAGGGQ; encoded by the coding sequence ATGGAAAATAAATCGCACGCTTTCATGGCGGGCCTCTTCACACTGGTATTGCTCGCCGCCGTCGCCGCTTCGGTGTACTGGTTCAATCGCGACAACCGCGTGCGTGTGCCCTACGATCTGGTCTCGCGCACCAACGTGACGGGCCTCAATCCGGAGTCGGCCGTGCGTTATCGCGGTCTGAGCGTCGGCAAAGTCGAGTCGATCAAATTCGATCGCCGCACGCCGGGTCAGATCCTGATTCGCATTCTCGTGAACGAAGGCACGCCGATGACCAAGTCGACGTTCGCCACGCTCAGCTATCAGGGCGTGACGGGGCTGGCCTTCGTGCAACTCGACGACGACGGACACGACCGCACGCTGCTGCCGTCGTCCGAGACGCAGGTCGCGCAATTGCGTTTGCGTCCGAGCTTCGTCGACGAACTTCAGCGGCGCGGCAACAACCTCGTACATCAGCTTGAGGAAGCGACGTCGTCGGTCAACAAGTTGCTTGACCCCGAGAATCGGCAGGCGATCGTCGATTCGATCAATAGCGTGAAGACCGCCGCCCAGAGCGTGAACCGCGTGGCGACGCAACTCGAACCGGTCACGAAGCAACTGCCGGAAACCGTGCGCGAATTGAACGGCACGCTCGCCGGTGCGCATCGTCTGACGAACCAACTGACGGATCCGCAGGGACCGCTGGTGCGTAATCTGGATAGCGTGGGGCGGGCGGCAGATCAGGCCGCGTCGAGCCTCGCAGCGTTCCAGGGCACGATGCAGACGTTCGAAGGTTCGCTGCAACAGGAGGCGCTGCCGCGTCTGAATCGTCTGTCGGACGATCTGCGTTTCACGTCGCAGGCGGTGGGGCAAGCCGCTGAGACGATCAACCGCAATCCGCGCGCGTTGCTCTTCGGTACGTCGCCGCCGCCGCCGGGACCGGGCGAAGCCGGTTTCGCGTGGCCGGGTGGGGCAGGGGGAGGTCAATGA
- a CDS encoding ABC-type transport auxiliary lipoprotein family protein — translation MMRDTVTQGDNEMNNGKGRLVTWLFGFGAVLGTAMLVAGCAAPAPSGALARFDLGPPTMPVSAVAGANSAAGAAGANAPASDVAAASAQQLSPLKVVVNAPSWLDSDMIYYRLPASEGDQARVYANSRWLTSPARLFGDRLRASLSVDRVVLAAGDPAAAPALRVDLEEFAQYFDSTSASHGVVQVRATLFDGPKLLAQTTLRAQAPAATADAAGGARALATASDAVQKQLIQWLAGRVPAPSATTRAPAQSRALPATSSAGSSPVSASAPSR, via the coding sequence ATGATGCGCGACACCGTCACGCAAGGGGATAACGAGATGAATAACGGTAAGGGTCGCCTCGTCACGTGGCTGTTCGGTTTTGGAGCCGTGCTGGGGACTGCCATGCTGGTCGCCGGATGCGCCGCACCGGCGCCGTCGGGTGCACTCGCACGCTTCGATCTGGGGCCGCCGACAATGCCTGTGTCGGCCGTGGCCGGTGCGAATAGTGCAGCCGGTGCAGCCGGTGCGAACGCCCCTGCCTCGGACGTTGCGGCCGCCAGTGCGCAGCAACTGTCACCGCTCAAGGTCGTGGTCAATGCACCGAGCTGGCTCGACTCGGACATGATCTATTACCGTTTGCCCGCCAGCGAGGGCGATCAGGCGCGCGTGTATGCGAACAGCCGCTGGCTTACGTCGCCCGCCCGGCTCTTTGGGGATCGTCTGCGTGCGTCGCTGTCGGTCGACCGTGTGGTGCTCGCTGCAGGCGACCCCGCGGCGGCCCCCGCGCTGCGTGTCGATCTGGAGGAATTCGCGCAGTACTTCGACAGCACGTCGGCCAGTCATGGCGTGGTGCAGGTCCGTGCGACGTTGTTCGACGGGCCGAAGCTGCTCGCACAGACGACGTTGCGCGCTCAGGCCCCCGCTGCCACGGCGGATGCCGCCGGTGGGGCGCGTGCGCTGGCCACCGCGAGCGATGCGGTGCAGAAGCAGTTGATTCAGTGGCTCGCCGGACGTGTACCGGCACCTTCGGCAACAACGCGTGCGCCTGCGCAGTCGCGTGCGTTGCCCGCCACGTCGTCTGCCGGGTCGTCGCCGGTGAGCGCTTCGGCGCCGTCGCGATAG
- a CDS encoding type III pantothenate kinase, translating into MPAASNGNVNDGAAPWLLVDAGNSRIKWALAPAVRPAHWRAASPSFLASGAVDHAEWRTLATQIRAGWSALTADTSGLSDAEGGGSQTGGRHFAPNAAPLAIGQGGQQDGFICPAPAGVWLTNVAGEAAEQAVRMTLQTLWGMASSDWLQVLRASDARAGVRNGYHTPSQLGSDRWASLIGAHAAWPGEHLLIVTLGTATTVEALRGDGDYLGGLIAPGPALMLQSLAQGTAQLPTLDATMSSGGQAFARSTTDAILRGCAAAQAGLVERSYAQLEAQLGAPVRCVLSGGARHALAQTLALPFTEHDQLVPAGLYEVALHAAKSSAAKTTEIPTPAEASRAAGQARGGV; encoded by the coding sequence ATGCCTGCGGCATCGAACGGCAACGTCAATGACGGTGCCGCCCCATGGCTATTGGTCGATGCCGGGAACAGCCGCATCAAGTGGGCATTGGCACCGGCTGTGCGACCGGCACACTGGCGCGCCGCCTCGCCGTCTTTCCTCGCCAGCGGCGCGGTCGATCACGCCGAGTGGCGCACACTGGCGACACAAATTCGCGCAGGCTGGTCGGCACTGACGGCGGATACTTCCGGGTTATCAGATGCCGAGGGCGGGGGGAGCCAAACCGGCGGTCGACACTTCGCACCCAACGCAGCGCCGCTCGCCATCGGGCAGGGCGGGCAACAGGACGGATTCATCTGCCCGGCCCCCGCCGGGGTCTGGCTCACCAATGTGGCGGGTGAAGCCGCCGAACAAGCCGTGCGCATGACGTTGCAGACGCTGTGGGGCATGGCGTCGTCCGACTGGCTTCAGGTGCTGCGTGCGAGCGACGCACGGGCGGGCGTGCGCAACGGCTATCACACGCCTTCGCAGCTCGGCAGCGACCGCTGGGCCAGCCTGATCGGCGCGCATGCCGCATGGCCGGGCGAACACCTCCTGATCGTGACACTGGGTACCGCCACGACTGTCGAAGCGTTGCGCGGCGACGGCGACTATCTCGGCGGGCTGATCGCCCCGGGCCCCGCCCTGATGCTGCAATCGCTTGCGCAGGGCACCGCACAGTTGCCGACGCTCGACGCCACGATGTCTTCGGGTGGTCAGGCATTCGCACGCAGCACGACCGATGCCATTCTTCGCGGATGTGCTGCCGCACAGGCGGGTCTCGTCGAACGCAGCTACGCACAGCTCGAAGCACAGCTCGGCGCACCCGTGCGCTGTGTGCTTTCCGGCGGTGCGCGTCACGCACTCGCACAAACGCTTGCATTGCCCTTTACCGAGCACGATCAGCTTGTGCCGGCAGGACTCTATGAAGTCGCGTTACACGCGGCTAAATCGTCGGCGGCAAAAACCACCGAGATCCCTACCCCGGCAGAGGCTTCACGCGCTGCCGGACAAGCACGAGGAGGCGTCTGA